One window of Quercus robur chromosome 5, dhQueRobu3.1, whole genome shotgun sequence genomic DNA carries:
- the LOC126725126 gene encoding uncharacterized protein LOC126725126: MQTLSSVPSLRVRVAVRASWDTQPRLTYNPNAPRKPPKNPNTTLKAKTPQPQTPPTVTLTIPTADLLKRSTVEEKVEPDESYLGYERWLPSPPKVQKPRSVFNAASLAYIGDCIYELYARRHFLFPPLNIEEFNDRVTAVVRCEAQDALLQKLLNDNYLSEEERNVLRWGKNIGSAKTRTKKRAGAAVYNRASSLETLVGYLYLTNVKRLEEIMLKLGFSIDSSMQLVLEEAKSK; the protein is encoded by the exons ATGCAGACACTATCATCAGTGCCTTCTCTGAGAGTGAGAGTAGCGGTTAGAGCCTCATGGGACACGCAACCGAGGCTCACATACAACCCCAATGCCCCACGAAAACCCCCCAAAAACCCCAACACCACTCTCAAAGCTAAAACCCCACAACCACAAACACCACCAACTGTCACTTTAACTATCCCAACTGCTGACCTTCTCAAACGCTCCACAGTAG AAGAAAAAGTGGAGCCAGATGAATCTTATTTGGGTTACGAGCGATGGTTGCCAAGTCCTCCAAAAGTGCAGAAGCCTCGATCTGTGTTCAACGCAGCATCATTAGCATATATCGGTGATTGCATCTATGAG CTATATGCTCGCAGGCACTTTTTGTTCCCTCCTCTGAATATTGAAGAATTCAATGATCGAGTGACTGCAGTTGTACGTTGCGAAGCTCAA GATGCATTGCTCCAGAAACTTCTTAATGATAATTACTTATCAGAAGAAGAAAG GAATGTTCTTCGCTGGGGAAAGAACATTGGTTCAGCTAAAACACGTACAAAAAAACGTGCTGGTGCAGCAGTTTATAATAGAGCATCTTCACTGGAGACATTA GTTGGTTATCTCTACCTAACAAATGTGAAACGCTTGGAAGAAATCATGCTAAAGTTGGGATTCTCAATTGATTCTTCTATGCAGTTGGTTTTGGAGGAAGCAAAGAGCAAGTAA
- the LOC126725127 gene encoding DEAD-box ATP-dependent RNA helicase 20, giving the protein MSRYDSRSGDPSSYRDRRSDSGFGASTGYGGSVRSSSSRNSYEVVESPRKLDLDGLTPFEKNFYVESPAVAEMSDREVEEYRLQREITVEGLDVPKPVKSFRDVGFPDYVIQEITKAGFVEPTPIQAQGWPMALRGRDLIGIAETGSGKTLAYLLPAIVHVNAQPILSPGDGPIVLVLAPTRELAVQIQNECTKFGASSKIKNTCIYGGVPKGPQVRDLQKGVEIVIATPGRLIDMLDSHHTNLRRVTYLVLDEADRMLDMGFEPQIRKLVSQIRPDRQTLYWSATWPKEVEQLARQFLYNPYKVIIGSQDLKANHAIRQHVDIVSENQKYNKLVKLLEDIMDGSRILIFMDTKKGCDQITRQLRMDGWPALSIHGDKSQAERDWVLSEFKAGKSPIMTATDVAARGLDVKDVKYVINYDFPGSLEDYVHRIGRTGRAGAKGTAYTFFTAANARFAKELISILEEAGQKVSPDLAAMGRGAPPPPSGHGGFRDRGRGHGSGRSWN; this is encoded by the exons ATGAGCCGCTATGACAGCCGCTCCGGTGACCCCTCCTCCTACCGTGACCGCAGAAG TGATTCGGGTTTTGGTGCGTCCACGGGCTATGGTGGCTCAGTTCGGTCCTCATCGAGCAGAAATAGTTATGAAGTTGTAGAGTCACCAAGGAAGTTGGATTTGGATGGGTTGACTCCTTTTGAGAAGAACTTCTATGTTGAGTCACCAGCAGTGGCAGAAATGTCAGATAGGGAGGTTGAGGAGTATCGGCTGCAAAGGGAAATTACTGTTGAGGGCCTTGATGTTCCAAAGCCTGTCAAGAGTTTCCGTGACGTCGGGTTTCCTG ATTATGTTATTCAAGAGATTACAAAAGCTGGCTTTGTCGAACCTACCCCTATTCAAGCTCAAGGATGGCCAATGGCTCTAAGGGGCCGTGATCTAATTGGTATTGCTGAAACAGGGTCAGGAAAGACACTTGCCTACCTGTTGCCTGCCATTGTCCATGTTAATGCCCAGCCAATTCTTT CTCCTGGAGATGGCCCAATTGTTTTGGTATTAGCTCCAACCCGTGAACTTGCTGTTCAAATACAAAACGAATGTACTAAATTTGGTGCatcatcaaaaattaaaaatacatgcATATATGGTGGGGTTCCAAAGGGACCTCAAGTTCGTGATCTTCAGAAAG GCGTTGAAATTGTAATTGCTACACCTGGGAGGTTGATTGATATGTTGGATTCGCATCATACAAACTTGCGAAGGGTTACATATCTTGTGTTGGATGAGGCAGATCGGATGTTAGATATGGGTTTTGAGCCTCAGATTCGAAAGCTTGTTTCTCAG ATTCGCCCAGATCGTCAAACTTTGTACTGGAGTGCTACCTGGCCTAAAGAGGTTGAACAACTTGCTAGACAGTTTCTTTACAACCCGTACAAA GTGATAATAGGATCTCAAGATTTGAAAGCTAACCATGCTATACGCCAGCACGTTGACATTGTTTCTGAAAACCAGAAATATAACAA ATTGGTTAAATTGCTGGAGGATATCATGGATGGCAGCCGAATATTGATCTTCATGGATACCAAGAAAGGATGTGATCAGATTACCCGGCAGCTTCGCATGGATGGCTGGCCGGCTCTTTCAATTCATGGAGATAAAAGTCAAGCAGAGAGGGATTGGGTCCTCTCAGAGTTTAAAGCTGGCAAGAGTCCTATAATGACTGCTACGGATGTTGCAGCTCGTGGTTTAG ATGTGAAGGACGTGAAATATGTGATAAATTATGACTTCCCTGGATCCCTTGAGGACTATGTTCACCGTATTGGTCGAACAGGAAGGGCCGGGGCAAAAGGAACTGCATACACTTTCttcactgctgcaaatgctagATTTGCAAAGGAACTCATCAGCATACTTGAGGAAGCTGGACAGAAGGTCAGTCCTGATTTGGCTGCAATGGGGCGTGGTGCGCCTCCTCCCCCGTCAG GTCATGGGGGTTTTCGAGATCGTGGGAGGGGTCATGGTAGTGGTCGCTCATGGAACTAA
- the LOC126729006 gene encoding uncharacterized protein LOC126729006, whose protein sequence is MATRYSKDKYACIRNLKNKPLANLTSDSKKRKLSDEKADTTALPSTHVAPSSSTLSLEVTVVMPPITHAKGKSKIGMSVWDDLATALGRAHNVITNDELKGLLSIPSHELVSRNIHKLVQVLGESLRITIDYLDVEEKVVMATLKAESVEVECSQLKKDLIAVMNERNDEKQKIKELTEALRVDKALFVQKDEEIQAALLKTDDERDKIIQKFKQSEEISDLQFMQYFKGFELLCRWTMKHHSLAVDFFGLDYEKIETEILEDEAKEQEETESGVMKKDPAMSKVTEKNADKFVVLTS, encoded by the exons ATGGCCACTAGATATAGCAAAGATAAATACGCCTGTATTAGGAACTTGAAGAACAAACCCTTAGCCAACCTAACTTCTGACtcgaagaaaagaaaattgagtgaCGAGAAAGCTGATACCACTGCCCTTCCATCTACTCATGTTGCCCCTTCTTCTTCAACCCTATCTTTGGAAGTAACTGTCGTCATGCCCCCGATTACCCATGCAAAAGGCAAAAGCAAAATTGGAATGAGTGTATGGGACGACCTTGCTACAGCTTTGGGTCGTGCGCACAATGTGATTACCAATGATGAGTTGAAGGGTTTGTTGTCCATTCCCTCCCACGAGCTCGTTAGTCGAAATATTCATAAGTTGGTGCAG GTCCTTGGGGAGTCGTTGCGTATCACAATTGATTACTTGGATGTGGAGGAGAAAGTCGTAATGGCTACTTTGAAGGCAGAATCCGTTGAGGTTGAGTGTTCCCAGTTGAAGAAAGATTTGATTGCTGTCATGAACGAGAGGAACGATgagaaacagaaaataaaggaGCTTACGGAAGCCCTGCGTGTGGATAAGGCTCTTTTTGTTCAGAAGGACGAAGAAATTCAAGCTGCCCTTCTAAAGACTGACGACGAGAGAGATAAGATCATCCAAAAATTTAAGCAATCAGAGGAAATTTCAGATCTCCAGTTCATGCAGTATTTTAAGGGGTTTGAGCTTCTATGTCGGTGGACAATGAAGCACCACAGCTTGGCCGTAGACTTTTTTGGTCTGGATTACGAGAAAATTGAAACGGAGATTCTTGAAGACGAAGCAAAGGAGCAGGAAGAGACTGAATCTGGTGTCATGAAGAAAGACCCCGCTATGAGCAAGGTTACTGAAAAAAATGCTGACAAGTTTGTTGTTCTTACttcatga